From a region of the Pyxidicoccus xibeiensis genome:
- a CDS encoding type I polyketide synthase: MSGEQESPQLEGVAIIGMACRFPGAATPEAFWKNLQEGVESITFFKDEELDRAAIAPEELKDPKYVKARATLDGIDQFDARFFDFSPREAEITDPQQRLFLECVWEALESAGHDPSRAAGLIGVYAGAGANGYLLYNLSSAGHLVGTINAFQAVIHNKNDHLATRVAYKLDLKGPAVTVQTACSTSLVAIYHACQSLLSHQCDMALAGGVTITVPQKTGYLYTERGIGSPDGHCRPFDANAQGTVGGSGAGVVVLKRLADAVADGDVIHAVIRGGAINNDGTDKVGYTAPSVGGQTEVISLAQVLADVEAESISYVEAHGTGTPMGDPIEVKALTQAFRAGGAERKGSCGLGSVKGNVGHLDTAAGVAGLIKTTLALKHRQLPPSVGFEKPNPEIDFADSPFYVNTKLKAWESQGPRRAGVSSFGLGGTNAHVVLEEAPARKPSGRSREHQLLVVSARSAAALEAATSRLAEHLKTHPELNLADVAYTLQTGRKGFEHRRYVVCRTVEEAAQALGTLSPDRVITRVQEPVRRPLVFMFPGQGSQHPGMAAALYRTEGTFRHVADHCLELLAKRHGPELKQLLFGTEAQDAQAASKLEQTALTQPALFVVEYALAKLLMSWGLEPASMIGHSVGEYVAACLAGVFSLEDALELVATRGRLMQSCPPGAMLSVQLAEADVRPLLGPGLEIAATNAPGSCVVAGTPEAIEALEKQLTAKDVLARRLRTSHAFHSAMMDPIVSAFRDAVAKARPAAPKQRFISNVTGTWITAEQATSPDYWAKHLRQPVRFADGLDELLKETEAVLLEVGPGKALQSLARWHPRKKTGQYMLTTLPPVGEATGEPEFLLRTLGQLWLLGLEPTHLFSDQARRREVLPTYPFDRQRYWVELRSAPGTRAPQRGTLDKRQDVASWFWLPVWKESAPKVAPVQAADAKAAPWLVLLDKAGLGAKLAARLRKQGHALVEVSLARELRRTGADAYELNPGRREDWATLLSELATDGRLPERIVHLGGLTAEGSGATAEDVLERSFFSVFHLAQALGGHAAGKPVHLTVVSNGMQEVTGGDLLSPEQATVLGPLQVIPREMPHVRCRSVDVTLPPAGSFQATRLVELLAAELTADAEEPVVALRSGRRWVRDFEEVRLEEGPTSAVAPREGGVYLITGGLGGMGLSFAEVLAEKYRAKLVLTGRATVPPREEWAKHLASGDEATRRRIQAVQRLEEKGAQVLALGADVTDLERMRAVVETARARFGAIHGVIHAAGVPGGGMLQLRTREAAAAVLAPKVTGSRVLAAVLEGERLDFFVACSSLSSVVGRFGQTDYTAANTFLDAFTRAYQARTGTYAVTINWGAWDEVGMAARPAAQAGEGRTLAHPFVHRLLVDTPQRKVFGGTFGEPRSHWVTDEHRILGNPTVPGVAYFEMVRAAVAEEAQGRTIELLDNYFLAPLRVPENETRDVRLILEKDGDGWRWVVRSLPPGGVGKGTDHSAGRVRFGGPKVPRFEDLEALRKRCDKPRPQSLEAEYEQELGPRWKSVQAILPGEHELLMVLELMPEFSGDFEQLLFHPSLIDRTSGIAKSFLAEHGYYLPFGYKVLRLHGELPRRVYSHARIRTNESTDGGETLAFDLTMMDEQGRVLVEVERLTQKRVNDPAAELRALAAAARESALAKVLPTEERQEIAPREGVLALERILASGLAPQVVVSVRDLHATIAHTDEVVRERVLQAVSDTRSSGEQQARPELKTPYVAPRNEVEQRIAEAWQAVLGIDKVGINDNFFELGGDSVQAIQIIARGSQSGLQLSPQQFFQYSTIGELAEMIAGVLAKQAEQGPVVGPAPLTPEQRRLLESPATATVRVARLPLRGAVDASALTQTLGTVLAHHDALRLRFTRGVSGWQQVGTPPGTEVAFTEVDLRALPAAEHEAALHGEEEKLRAKLDVGSGPLLAAALVRLEGGAGSVLLLAAHGLAMDGGSWRLLTEDLGAAAGTARPKTTSFKRWAERLAEEASSESLRKEEAVWLGADWDGAAKLPVERAAGASGVARSVEVSLTLDETRQLTERLSGTWRADVAEGAVTALARALATWTGGERLRVDVTSDGREAFDGVDCSRTVGCFDVTWPLLLDVSARQDAAETLKAVKERMRRVPRRGIGFGLLRDGAHGELSERLRRLPRAELRVCHLGTVESVPGAVRGTGGYSLTMETFLSGGRLHVRCAYDDGAYTQATASRLAGDLLGALRTLGSEQQDTRAALSSVDFPLAGLDDSQLGALAALINEADGSEG, translated from the coding sequence ATGAGCGGCGAGCAGGAGTCCCCTCAGCTCGAGGGTGTGGCGATCATCGGCATGGCATGCCGGTTCCCGGGGGCCGCGACGCCCGAGGCCTTCTGGAAGAACCTCCAGGAAGGGGTGGAGTCCATCACCTTCTTCAAGGACGAGGAGCTGGACCGGGCTGCGATTGCTCCCGAGGAGCTGAAGGACCCGAAGTACGTCAAGGCACGGGCCACGCTGGACGGCATCGACCAGTTCGACGCGCGCTTCTTCGACTTCTCCCCGCGCGAGGCGGAGATCACCGACCCGCAGCAGCGCCTCTTCCTGGAGTGCGTCTGGGAGGCGCTGGAGTCGGCCGGGCATGACCCGAGCCGCGCGGCGGGCCTCATCGGCGTGTACGCGGGCGCGGGCGCCAACGGGTACCTGCTCTACAACCTGTCCTCGGCCGGGCACCTGGTGGGCACCATCAACGCCTTCCAGGCCGTCATCCACAACAAGAACGACCACCTGGCCACGCGCGTGGCCTACAAGCTGGACCTCAAGGGCCCCGCGGTGACGGTGCAGACGGCGTGCTCCACGTCGCTGGTCGCCATCTACCACGCGTGCCAGAGCCTGCTCAGCCACCAGTGCGACATGGCGCTGGCCGGCGGCGTCACCATCACCGTCCCGCAGAAGACGGGCTACCTCTACACGGAGCGCGGCATCGGGTCTCCGGATGGGCACTGCCGTCCCTTCGACGCCAACGCGCAGGGCACCGTGGGCGGCAGCGGCGCGGGCGTGGTTGTGCTCAAGCGGCTGGCGGATGCCGTGGCCGACGGAGACGTCATCCACGCCGTCATCCGGGGCGGCGCCATCAACAACGACGGCACCGACAAGGTGGGCTACACGGCCCCGAGCGTCGGCGGGCAGACGGAGGTCATCAGCCTGGCCCAGGTGCTGGCCGACGTGGAGGCGGAGTCCATCAGCTACGTGGAGGCCCACGGCACGGGCACGCCCATGGGCGACCCGATAGAGGTGAAGGCGCTCACCCAGGCCTTCCGCGCGGGCGGCGCGGAGCGCAAGGGCTCCTGCGGCCTGGGCTCGGTGAAGGGCAACGTGGGCCACCTGGACACGGCGGCGGGCGTGGCGGGCCTCATCAAGACGACGCTCGCGCTGAAGCACCGGCAGCTGCCGCCGAGCGTCGGCTTCGAGAAGCCCAACCCCGAAATCGACTTCGCGGACAGCCCCTTCTACGTCAACACGAAGCTGAAGGCGTGGGAGTCGCAGGGCCCCCGGCGCGCGGGCGTCAGCTCGTTCGGCCTGGGCGGTACCAACGCGCACGTCGTGCTGGAGGAGGCGCCCGCGCGCAAGCCGTCCGGACGCTCGCGCGAGCACCAGTTGCTGGTGGTGTCCGCCCGCTCGGCCGCGGCGCTGGAGGCTGCGACGAGCCGCCTGGCGGAGCACTTGAAGACGCACCCGGAGCTGAACCTGGCGGACGTGGCGTACACGCTGCAGACGGGCCGCAAGGGCTTCGAGCACCGGCGCTACGTGGTGTGCCGCACGGTGGAGGAGGCCGCGCAGGCGCTGGGCACGCTGTCGCCGGACCGGGTCATCACCCGCGTGCAGGAGCCGGTGCGCCGGCCGCTGGTGTTCATGTTCCCCGGCCAGGGCTCGCAGCACCCGGGCATGGCGGCGGCCCTGTACCGCACCGAAGGCACCTTCCGCCATGTGGCGGACCACTGCCTGGAGCTGCTGGCGAAGCGCCACGGGCCGGAGCTGAAGCAGCTGCTGTTCGGCACGGAGGCCCAGGACGCACAGGCGGCGTCGAAGCTGGAGCAGACGGCGCTCACCCAGCCCGCCCTCTTCGTCGTGGAGTACGCGCTGGCGAAGCTGCTCATGTCGTGGGGCCTGGAGCCCGCGTCCATGATTGGCCACAGCGTGGGCGAGTACGTGGCGGCGTGCCTGGCTGGCGTCTTCTCGCTGGAGGACGCGCTGGAGCTGGTGGCCACGCGCGGCCGCCTCATGCAGTCCTGCCCGCCGGGCGCCATGCTGTCCGTGCAGCTGGCGGAGGCGGACGTGCGCCCGCTGCTGGGGCCGGGGCTGGAGATTGCCGCCACCAACGCGCCGGGCTCGTGCGTGGTGGCGGGGACTCCCGAGGCCATCGAGGCGCTGGAGAAGCAGCTCACCGCGAAGGACGTGCTGGCCCGCCGGCTGCGCACGTCGCATGCGTTCCACTCGGCGATGATGGACCCCATCGTCTCCGCGTTCCGTGACGCGGTGGCGAAGGCCCGGCCGGCCGCGCCGAAGCAGCGCTTCATCTCCAACGTGACGGGCACGTGGATTACCGCCGAGCAGGCCACGTCGCCCGACTACTGGGCGAAGCACCTGCGCCAGCCGGTGCGCTTCGCGGACGGCCTGGACGAGCTGCTGAAGGAGACCGAGGCCGTGCTGCTGGAGGTGGGCCCGGGCAAGGCGCTCCAGTCGCTCGCGCGCTGGCACCCGCGCAAGAAGACAGGCCAATACATGCTCACCACCCTGCCGCCGGTGGGTGAGGCCACTGGCGAGCCGGAGTTCCTGCTGCGCACCCTGGGCCAGCTCTGGCTGCTGGGCCTGGAGCCGACGCACCTGTTCAGCGACCAGGCGCGCCGCCGCGAGGTGCTGCCCACCTACCCGTTCGACCGCCAGCGCTACTGGGTGGAGCTGCGCTCCGCGCCCGGCACGCGGGCCCCGCAGCGCGGCACGCTGGACAAGCGCCAGGACGTGGCGAGCTGGTTCTGGCTGCCGGTGTGGAAGGAGTCCGCGCCGAAGGTGGCCCCCGTGCAGGCGGCGGACGCGAAGGCGGCGCCGTGGCTGGTGCTGCTCGACAAGGCCGGCCTGGGCGCGAAGCTGGCGGCCCGGCTGCGCAAGCAGGGCCATGCGCTCGTCGAGGTCTCGCTGGCGCGTGAGCTGCGCCGCACCGGCGCGGATGCGTACGAGCTGAACCCCGGCCGCCGTGAGGACTGGGCCACGCTGCTGTCGGAGCTGGCGACAGATGGCCGGCTGCCCGAGCGCATCGTCCACCTGGGCGGCCTCACCGCCGAGGGCTCGGGCGCGACGGCGGAGGACGTGCTGGAGCGCTCGTTCTTCAGCGTGTTCCACCTGGCGCAGGCGCTGGGCGGCCATGCGGCGGGCAAGCCGGTGCACCTGACCGTCGTGTCCAACGGCATGCAGGAGGTCACCGGCGGAGACCTGCTGTCGCCCGAGCAGGCGACGGTGCTGGGCCCCCTCCAGGTCATCCCGCGTGAGATGCCGCACGTGCGGTGCCGCAGCGTGGACGTCACCCTGCCCCCCGCGGGCAGCTTCCAGGCCACGCGGCTGGTGGAGTTGCTGGCGGCGGAGCTGACGGCGGACGCGGAGGAGCCCGTGGTGGCCCTGCGCAGCGGCCGGCGCTGGGTGCGCGACTTCGAGGAGGTGCGCCTGGAGGAAGGCCCCACCTCCGCGGTGGCGCCGCGCGAGGGCGGCGTGTACCTCATCACCGGCGGCCTGGGCGGCATGGGCCTGTCCTTCGCCGAGGTGCTGGCGGAGAAGTACCGCGCGAAGCTGGTGCTCACCGGCCGCGCCACGGTGCCGCCCCGCGAGGAGTGGGCGAAGCACCTGGCGTCCGGAGACGAGGCCACCCGCCGTCGCATCCAGGCCGTGCAGCGCCTGGAGGAGAAGGGCGCGCAGGTGCTGGCGCTCGGCGCGGACGTGACAGATCTGGAGCGGATGCGCGCGGTGGTGGAGACGGCGCGCGCGCGCTTCGGCGCCATCCACGGCGTCATCCACGCGGCCGGTGTGCCGGGTGGCGGCATGCTGCAGCTGCGCACGCGCGAGGCGGCGGCGGCGGTGCTCGCGCCCAAGGTGACGGGCTCGCGGGTGCTGGCGGCGGTGCTGGAGGGCGAGCGGCTGGACTTCTTCGTGGCGTGCTCGTCACTGTCCTCCGTGGTGGGCCGCTTCGGCCAGACGGACTACACGGCGGCCAATACGTTCCTGGACGCCTTCACGCGCGCATACCAGGCGCGCACGGGCACGTACGCCGTCACCATCAACTGGGGCGCCTGGGACGAGGTCGGCATGGCGGCACGGCCCGCGGCCCAGGCCGGCGAGGGCCGGACGCTGGCGCACCCGTTCGTCCACCGCCTCCTGGTGGACACGCCGCAGCGCAAGGTCTTCGGCGGCACCTTCGGCGAGCCGCGCTCGCACTGGGTGACGGACGAGCACCGCATCCTCGGCAACCCCACGGTGCCGGGCGTGGCCTACTTCGAGATGGTGCGCGCCGCGGTGGCGGAGGAGGCGCAGGGCCGCACGATTGAGCTGCTCGACAACTACTTCCTCGCGCCGCTGCGCGTGCCGGAGAACGAGACGCGCGACGTGCGCCTCATCCTGGAGAAGGACGGGGACGGCTGGCGCTGGGTGGTGCGCAGCCTGCCGCCCGGCGGCGTGGGCAAGGGCACGGACCACTCGGCGGGCCGCGTGCGCTTCGGCGGGCCGAAGGTGCCGCGCTTCGAGGACCTGGAGGCACTGCGCAAGCGCTGCGACAAGCCGCGTCCCCAGTCGCTGGAGGCCGAGTACGAGCAGGAGCTGGGGCCGCGCTGGAAGAGCGTGCAGGCCATCCTCCCCGGCGAGCACGAGCTGCTGATGGTGCTGGAGCTGATGCCGGAGTTCTCCGGCGACTTCGAGCAGCTCCTCTTCCACCCGTCGCTCATCGACCGTACGTCCGGCATCGCCAAGAGCTTCCTGGCCGAGCACGGCTACTACCTGCCCTTCGGCTACAAGGTGCTGCGCCTGCACGGTGAGCTGCCCCGCCGCGTGTACAGCCACGCGCGCATCCGGACGAACGAGTCGACCGACGGCGGCGAGACGCTCGCCTTCGACCTGACGATGATGGACGAGCAGGGCCGCGTGCTGGTGGAGGTGGAGCGGCTGACGCAGAAGCGCGTCAACGACCCGGCCGCCGAGCTGCGCGCCCTGGCCGCCGCCGCCCGCGAGTCCGCCCTGGCCAAGGTGCTGCCCACCGAGGAGCGGCAGGAGATTGCTCCGCGCGAGGGTGTGCTGGCGCTGGAGCGCATCCTCGCCTCCGGCCTCGCTCCGCAGGTGGTGGTGTCCGTGCGCGACCTGCACGCCACCATCGCCCACACGGACGAGGTGGTGCGCGAGCGCGTGCTGCAGGCCGTGAGCGACACGCGCAGCTCCGGCGAGCAGCAGGCCCGGCCGGAGCTGAAGACGCCGTACGTGGCGCCTCGCAACGAAGTCGAGCAGCGCATCGCCGAGGCGTGGCAGGCGGTGCTCGGCATCGACAAGGTGGGCATCAACGACAACTTCTTCGAGCTGGGCGGCGACTCGGTGCAGGCCATCCAGATCATCGCTAGGGGAAGCCAGTCCGGCCTTCAGCTCAGCCCGCAGCAGTTCTTCCAGTACTCCACCATCGGCGAGCTGGCGGAGATGATTGCCGGCGTGCTGGCGAAGCAGGCCGAGCAGGGCCCCGTGGTGGGCCCGGCCCCGCTCACCCCGGAGCAGCGCCGGCTGCTGGAGTCGCCCGCCACGGCGACGGTCCGGGTCGCACGGCTGCCCCTGCGCGGCGCCGTGGACGCCAGTGCGCTGACGCAGACGCTGGGCACGGTGCTGGCGCACCATGACGCGCTCCGCCTGCGCTTCACGCGGGGCGTCTCGGGCTGGCAGCAGGTGGGCACGCCCCCGGGCACGGAGGTGGCCTTCACGGAGGTGGACCTGCGCGCCCTGCCTGCCGCCGAGCACGAGGCGGCGCTTCACGGCGAGGAGGAGAAGCTGCGCGCGAAGCTGGACGTGGGCTCGGGCCCGCTGCTGGCCGCAGCGCTGGTGCGGCTGGAGGGCGGCGCGGGCAGTGTGCTGCTCCTGGCGGCGCACGGGCTGGCCATGGACGGCGGCTCGTGGCGGCTGCTGACCGAGGACCTGGGCGCGGCGGCGGGCACGGCGCGCCCGAAGACCACGTCCTTCAAGCGCTGGGCGGAGCGGCTGGCCGAGGAGGCCTCCTCCGAGTCGCTGCGCAAGGAGGAGGCGGTGTGGCTCGGCGCGGACTGGGACGGCGCCGCGAAGCTGCCGGTGGAGCGCGCGGCTGGCGCCTCCGGCGTGGCGCGCTCCGTGGAGGTGTCGCTGACCTTGGACGAGACGCGGCAGCTCACCGAGCGGCTGTCCGGGACGTGGCGCGCGGACGTGGCGGAGGGCGCGGTGACGGCCCTTGCCCGGGCGCTGGCGACGTGGACCGGCGGTGAGCGGCTCCGGGTGGACGTGACGTCCGACGGACGCGAGGCGTTCGATGGGGTGGACTGCTCGCGCACGGTGGGCTGCTTCGACGTCACGTGGCCGCTGCTGCTGGACGTGTCGGCCCGGCAGGACGCGGCCGAGACGCTCAAGGCGGTGAAGGAGCGCATGCGCCGCGTGCCTCGCCGGGGCATCGGCTTCGGGCTGCTGCGCGATGGTGCGCACGGCGAGCTTTCCGAGCGGCTGCGGCGCCTGCCCCGGGCGGAGCTGCGGGTCTGCCACCTGGGCACGGTGGAGTCCGTGCCCGGCGCCGTGCGTGGCACGGGTGGGTACTCGCTGACGATGGAGACGTTCCTGTCCGGCGGGCGCCTGCACGTGCGCTGCGCCTACGACGATGGCGCGTACACGCAGGCCACCGCGTCGCGGCTCGCCGGGGACCTCCTCGGCGCGCTGCGGACGCTGGGCAGCGAGCAACAGGACACTCGCGCCGCGCTCTCCTCCGTCGACTTCCCGCTGGCCGGCCTCGACGACTCGCAACTGGGCGCGCTCGCCGCCCTCATCAACGAAGCGGATGGTTCCGAAGGCTGA